The nucleotide sequence ACCGTTAGACCAGTGAGTGTATCGTCAAGACCGGTAAAACGAACGTTGCGATAATCAATATAGTCCGGATCATCAGAGAACCACCAGTATGTAGTATACGGGTAATTCACATAATCCTGGATTTGATCGCAATTTGAGAATAGATCTTCGCCGGAACATATCTCAATGTTGATCAGGTAAGCCTGATAACAATAAGTACCAGGGTTTTCTGAGCAACCTGTCCAGACATAACAGGCACTAGCGCCAGCTGGAACACCGAAGCGATAGTCAAAGGTGGTCACCGAGGCATCATCCCAGAGTATCCCGAAGCTTTCTTCGAGAGCCTGGGAAGCGGCATCCACTGTTACGCCGACTTTTATCATTGTACCACCATCAAATACAACGCCCATTCCGGTTAAATCAATGGTGACCCATGCCGGGCCCGTACCCTGAGGTAGTTCAGCCCACGGCACAGTAAACCGGTAATATTCATCAACCGGTACTGTGGTACCCGGGTTAAGGGCGCAACCACTAAATATGGATACTTCCATATCCGGGTTCCCAACATACGCGTCCTGATCAATGCCAATGTTAATTGCCGTCAATGTGCATGGATATGGGGCCGGCAATCTGAACCTCATGTTCATAAAATCAACTCCATATGAGTATATAGGGACTGGTTCGTACCCTAAAACAACATCGGAGTGAGGAACAATTGATGAACATACCACCGGGGCCGGAGGGAAGACGGTTGTTGGTGATGCGTACAGGTGGCGATATGCAGCAGGTTTCTCAAGGGCGTTAGATGCTTCATTTACTATTTCCACTGGAATGTCGTTGGGGCGAGACTTATAGGTAATCAGTTCTTCATTTTCAGTTTTCCGATTATCAATATCGCCCGCAATCGCAACTCCGCCGAAAGCAACTAATAACCCGAGAGTTAGTACTGCGATTAACAATTTTTTAGACATTTATTTCCTCCTTAAAATTAGGAAAGGCAGAGAAAGTTCATTTTATAAAATATTCTTCTTTTTTTCTCTGGCAATCTTTCAGAATCGTTCATTGAGCAGAATCTTACCGAACTACCGGTAAGAAGATTGCTTGTTTCCGCGGATCTTGTCTAGGGATGGTGCGGAAATAAATTTTAATGAACTATTCTAAAGATTCCTATTATGGAGTAAGGAGTGAAAGCTTTTCTCAGTATTTTTCTGAGGTGGACGCTTAACTCCAAATAAGCTGTGTTTTGCTTTTTAGCACCCGACTCTTACAAAAGACTTCTGAGCGGAATAACGTCCTCCTATATATCTACTGTGTTTAATTCTCATTAATTAAGTTGGATACTGAAAAAGATAACTACGCCTGACGGATATATCAGGTTATAACCCTGAGGGGTTTCTGTTACGTGTTGTACGTTAGCAGTATTAATAGACCCCTGTAAAAAACATAAAGAACCTTGAGTAGTTTCTCAAGTTTTTTACGATACATCAAAGGCCAGTATAAGAGGTATTCTTGTGGTTATTTTGGCAAGTTCGGCTCAAACCCCAAATAACCAATAACACACGCTCAGAGTCAAAATAGGATATTATCTTTTTTTGTCAAGGATTATTTGGCCTTTTCAGGTAAAAAAAATTACACTCAAGGCCACCAAATTCAGGTGTTTAGCCGATTTGAGCCTTGCTTCGATTCGGCTTTTATACTAAGATAGAATATGATTCTGAGAAAACTCCGATTGAGCAATTTTCGCCGGTTTGAAAATCTGGAAATTCGATTTGTCGATGGGATTATCGGAATTGTGGGGCGCAACGGGGCGGGGAAATCAACCATCCTCGAAGCCATTTTGTGGTGCCTATACGGTAATAAAGCGGCCCGAACAGGAAAAGACGGAATAAAACGCCAAACCGCCGAAGAAAAAGATGCCTGTTTAGTTGAATTGGAGTTCGAGCTTGGCGGTAACGCTTATTGCCTGACGCGAACAATATCCGGAAAATCGAATAGAACCGATACTTCTCTTACCCGTCAGGGTGAATTAGATGCCGTTACGACTAAAGAGGTTGAGCTATATTTGATTCGTCTTCTCGGTCTTAATCTGAAAGGATTTCTCTCCAGCTTTTTCGCCCGTCAAAAAGAACTCAACGCTCTTTCCGACGCTCGACCGGCCGAGCGCCGGAATCACCTGGCTAAAATGCTTGGGGTTGGCCGGCTGGATGCCGCGATTGAATCTCTGAAAGCCGATATAAGACTGACCCGGGAGAAGATAAAAACTCTTGAAAGTGTGCAGATCGATCCTCAAGAGACCAAATCTAACCTGGCTCATAAAAAGGATGGTTTGGAGACTCTTGTAAAGGAAGAATCGGCTGAGCAGGAGCATTTGACGGGATTGAATGGAAAATTCCAGAAAATTTCAGACGAGATTAAATCATATCAAAGGGCTGAAACTTCATTTAACCGTTTGGATAAGGAAAAAGCCGCGATCGCAGCCGGACGAGATAGTCTTTCGCGGGGGAAAAAAGATCTTGAGCGCAAGCATGGCGAGTTGGAGCAGGCGGTTAAGCAATTACCCGAATTGGAAAAGAGTGTCAAGGGATTGGACAAGCTAAAGAATCAGGTTGAGGATTTAATGGAAGCCAAAGTCAGATGGGATGAAAGAACACACCTGATAAACGATCTTGATGAGCTTAATGCCAAAGAAAATCGTAATAATGGGCGGCGATCCGAGTTATCTCGGGAAATATCTGAATTAACGGACAATAAAGAGCAATTTGGTGATCCCGAATCAGCAATCGGAGAATTTGAAAAAAAGCAGGATTATCTCCGCAAAAAATATCTTGACGAATCACAGAAATTGGCGGCCTTGAACTCGGAATTACAAAAGCTCAAAGCCCAAAAAAAACAAATTAAAAAGCTGGGCCCCGATGCTGTTTGTGAATTATGTTTGCGCCCGTTTGGAGATGAGTTTTCGCAGATAGAAACTCATTTCAAACAGGAAATGCTATCGCTTGAAGAAAAAACAGGGCCGTTAAAATCGTATTTGGAGGAATTAAAATCGGCCGGAACTGAGCTTAATATGAAAATCGAGTCGGCCCGCAATGAGAAAAGGAAATTGGAGAAAATTACCCTTCAGTTGGCAGCCGCCGAAGCCGAATTCAAGGCCGCGGAACAGATAATCAGCGATAATTTGAGCGCCAGGGAAAAAATTGCAGGGCGAATATCTGAGATTGGACAGGTTGAATTCTCCCCGGAAACCCTGATTCAAACGGAAAATGATTTCAAACGGCTGCAAGAAGAGAGAGATTTATTTCTAAGTTTATGCGAAAAGGCCAAACAACGGGATGAAATTCTGTCAAGCATTAATCACTTGGAAAAGGAATTGTCGCAAAGTAATACTCGTGAGCAGGAACTCAATAGTGAACTCGATAAATTGAATTATGATCCGGAGACTTATTCGAATCTTCAAACAGAAGTTGAGTCTCAAAGAGATGAAATTGGCAAAACAGAGTTGAATCTGGAACGATTAAAGGGCGGTATTCGGTTAATTGAAAGTGAAATTAAAACCATTGAATCCCAGCTTGAACAATATCATCAGGTAAAATCCGAAATTTCGATCCTGCGGGAGCAATTGACGTATCAGGAAAAGTTAAATTTATTATTCGCCGAATTTCGAGTGTATTTAATTGGCCGGATTCGACCTGCCTTATCGACGCGTACCTCGCAATTATTCAACGAAATGACCGACGGTCGTTACCAGCAGGCGGAACTCGATGAAAACTACAATTTGTGTCTCTTTGATAGAGGCGAGAGTTTCCCGATAGACCGTTTTTCAGGCGGAGAAATCGACCTTGCCAATTTATGCTTTAGACTGGCGATTTCAATCGAAATGGCTGAAACGGCCGGAATTGACCAGAGCTTTATTATTCTTGACGAAATTTTCGGTTCCCAGGACAGCGTTAGACAGGAATTGATTATCAATGGGCTGGCGAAGCTGAAAAACAGATTTCGGCAAATAATAATTGTATCTCATATCGAAGAAGTCAAAGAGCTTGCGGAAAATATAATCGCGATTGAAGCAGAAGACTCGGGATTGAGCCATGTCTCCGTTATTGGTGATTTATGAGAAAACGCCATTATATCTTTTTAATAGTTCTGACAGCGTTTTTTCTACTTTTCAGGTTTATCGGGCAAATGGGGATAAATTCTCCTGATGAATTTTTCGTAATTAAAGTTATCGATGGTGATTCATTTGAATTGGAAGGTCGTGGGAAAGTAAGATTGTTGGGGATTGATACTCCGGAAAAAGGCGATTTATTGTATGATTCGGCAAAATCATTTTTATCATCACTGATACTAAATAAGCAGGTAACCCTTA is from Candidatus Zixiibacteriota bacterium and encodes:
- a CDS encoding SMC family ATPase, whose amino-acid sequence is MILRKLRLSNFRRFENLEIRFVDGIIGIVGRNGAGKSTILEAILWCLYGNKAARTGKDGIKRQTAEEKDACLVELEFELGGNAYCLTRTISGKSNRTDTSLTRQGELDAVTTKEVELYLIRLLGLNLKGFLSSFFARQKELNALSDARPAERRNHLAKMLGVGRLDAAIESLKADIRLTREKIKTLESVQIDPQETKSNLAHKKDGLETLVKEESAEQEHLTGLNGKFQKISDEIKSYQRAETSFNRLDKEKAAIAAGRDSLSRGKKDLERKHGELEQAVKQLPELEKSVKGLDKLKNQVEDLMEAKVRWDERTHLINDLDELNAKENRNNGRRSELSREISELTDNKEQFGDPESAIGEFEKKQDYLRKKYLDESQKLAALNSELQKLKAQKKQIKKLGPDAVCELCLRPFGDEFSQIETHFKQEMLSLEEKTGPLKSYLEELKSAGTELNMKIESARNEKRKLEKITLQLAAAEAEFKAAEQIISDNLSAREKIAGRISEIGQVEFSPETLIQTENDFKRLQEERDLFLSLCEKAKQRDEILSSINHLEKELSQSNTREQELNSELDKLNYDPETYSNLQTEVESQRDEIGKTELNLERLKGGIRLIESEIKTIESQLEQYHQVKSEISILREQLTYQEKLNLLFAEFRVYLIGRIRPALSTRTSQLFNEMTDGRYQQAELDENYNLCLFDRGESFPIDRFSGGEIDLANLCFRLAISIEMAETAGIDQSFIILDEIFGSQDSVRQELIINGLAKLKNRFRQIIIVSHIEEVKELAENIIAIEAEDSGLSHVSVIGDL